In a genomic window of Fusarium verticillioides 7600 chromosome 11, whole genome shotgun sequence:
- a CDS encoding hypothetical protein (At least one base has a quality score < 10) translates to MGINDILFGAQRGLPLPASFGQVLTIRLKSHDEETKKAILSILQSLAQDIANNYTKCGLVAAFCPKLWGSWSGRDIPIHTEILDRKIKFRNTGGDVVLYIKATSKDLAAKIVSKVEKPLEAISMTIDKVVAGKRKDIRVGGGRYVDGITNPNDPISLAEDVLISSPEEYRGASFAFTQKFTFDWPRIATQSGDTEDEMVGRNPDGASLPQHATHSHIHRAHIRDKNQDQRKILRQALSFGNSGGHAGREKGLMFVAFCNEQPRFEHILKHLLGHEPENPLDRLMDVVKAHSGGYWYVPAAKELGVPAVTSLNDVMEDSHWDIRSPNGYLFYNSQDYLHQMSQGRYIGGDPPNDRLLSLLGRTFSHWRDGWMDKQNFPRLPELTHFYDTKEEKDKVMKEPVPVRKGLANLKTLTLSLSDPESKTARFNGLLRIDPKELIVGVIPDFTLGRGKEVIPYLSKEETIGAWLKGSLNEWSAMGHVVPDYERLVQKGLGGLHSELQVKADNASQAKEKSFFRSALLSIKGVQGYLRNWTILAQNAASHASNEDDKANMEDVSKRLAHLVHHPPRDFQDAVQLIFSMHCCLHLVGELTALGRLDQILWPFLEKDSISLDRAQEIVDCLWLKIGENAFVNRAFIYDYVSYGTTAVCGVGGNFPQGGGINQWVQQVTVGGYKATDSETPEGGANEVTMLCLKASRRIPVNAPTLSLRVYKDMPEEYLDEAAKAILAGGAQPILYNDDKLCKGLRDSDPDLVSTAWSRNYAADGCYEPMFAGASEFTFNNVQPMLALEQTINQGATYGAAGPESLRGLKQTFRSLPAHKIKTFKQLQEIFLEQLEWLVIQCYNVMLENYGNLADICPSPLLSVLIDGCVEKGIDLTDGGARFHIMAPLCIGVSNTIDSLFAIQKLVYDEDTAMTTLPELVDCLINDWGFNMIEPFQDRHLGAASAAQYGVRYQQLRAMALALPKWGSGDKEVNRLGDWLIENLVRLCVTKFNSPALDQQKQQIAENHPGQDIKFVITPGIGTFEGYVGDGAPCGASADGRRNGMPIASDLSPVPAAQDLPPNPAFRNIYQAMESYKSDAVTYGLSNASPVDMNIDEAFPLEDLKKFVKKYAQGTVGGNLITLTCANVKTYEEAVKDPEKYNLLRVRMGGWTEFYATMFPEHQDQHQRRQYFEP, encoded by the coding sequence ATGGGTATTAACGACATCCTATTTGGTGCCCAGCGTGGCTTGCCTCTGCCAGCCTCCTTTGGCCAAGTCCTGACTATTCGTCTCAAAAGCCACGACGAAGAGACCAAAAAGGCAATTCTCAGCATTTTGCAAAGCCTTGCACAAGATATTGCAAACAATTACACCAAGTGCGGCCTTGTAGCTGCCTTTTGTCCCAAGCTTTGGGGCTCGTGGAGTGGACGCGATATACCCATTCACACAGAGATTCTTGACCGCAAGATCAAGTTCCGCAACACCGGCGGCGATGTTGTCCTCTATATCAAGGCCACATCCAAGGACCTGGCGGCCAAGATTGTGAGCAAAGTTGAGAAACcccttgaagccatctccATGACCATTGACAAGGTCGTGGCCGGCAAACGAAAGGATATCCGCGTTGGCGGCGGACGTTACGTtgatggcatcaccaaccccAATGATCCCATCAGCTTGGCTGAAGACGTTCTCATCAGCAGCCCGGAAGAATATCGTGGTGCTAGCTTTGCCTTTACTCAGAAGTTCACCTTTGACTGGCCTCGCATTGCCACTCAAAGTGGAGAtactgaggatgagatggttggTCGCAATCCGGATGGCGCTTCCCTGCCTCAGCATGCGACTCACTCACACATTCATCGCGCTCACATCAGGGAcaagaaccaagaccagcgaAAGATTCTGCGTCAAGCGCTGTCGTTTGGTAACAGTGGAGGTCATGCTGGCCGTGAGAAGGGACTCATGTTTGTTGCGTTTTGCAACGAACAACCCCGCTTCGAGCACATTCTGAAACATCTATTGGGCCACGAGCCAGAGAATCCCCTCGATAGATTGATGGATGTTGTCAAGGCCCATAGTGGTGGGTACTGGTATGTCCCTGCTGCAAAGGAACTGGGCGTCCCTGCTGTGACGAGCCTCAACGATGTAATGGAAGATTCGCACTGGGACATCAGAAGCCCCAATGGCTATCTATTTTACAACTCTCAGGACTACCTTCATCAGATGTCTCAAGGTCGCTACATTGGCGGTGATCCTCCCAACGATCGGCTCCTGAGCTTGCTTGGAAGGACATTCTCTCATTGGCGCGATGGCTGGATGGATAAGCAGAACTTCCCGAGACTTCCTGAGCTTACCCACTTCTATGAcaccaaggaagaaaaggacaaAGTCATGAAAGAGCCTGTCCCAGTTCGTAAAGGTCTCGCAAATCTGAAAACACTCACACTGTCACTCTCAGACCCAGAGTCCAAAACAGCTCGCTTCAACGGCTTGCTTCGCATTGATCCCAAAGAGCTCATCGTTGGCGTTATTCCGGATTTTACTCTGGGCCGCGGAAAAGAGGTTATCCCATACCTGTCGAAGGAGGAGACTATTGGTGCTTGGCTTAAGGGCTCACTCAATGAGTGGTCTGCCATGGGTCATGTAGTTCCTGACTATGAGCGTCTCGTTCAAAAGGGCTTGGGTGGACTCCACAGCGAGCTGCAAGTCAAAGCTGACAatgccagccaagccaaggagAAATCCTTCTTCCGTTCTGCTCTCTTGTCCATCAAAGGAGTGCAAGGCTACTTGCGCAACTGGACAATATTGGCACAAAATGCAGCTTCTCACGCCTcgaatgaagatgacaaggccaacatggaagatgtCTCCAAGCGATTGGCACATCTCGTCCATCATCCACCAAGAGACTTCCAAGATGCAGTGCAGCTAATCTTTTCGATGCACTGTTGCCTGCATCTCGTCGGCGAATTGACTGCTCTGGGTCGTCTGGACCAGATCCTTTGGCCATTCCTGGAGAAGGACAGTATTTCTTTGGATCGTGCCCAAGAGATTGTGGACTGTCTCTGGCTAAAGATTGGAGAGAACGCCTTCGTCAATCGCGCCTTTATCTACGACTACGTGTCATATGGAACCACAGCTGTTTGTGGCGTGGGCGGTAATTTTCCCCAGGGAGGTGGCATCAATCAATGGGTTCAGCAAGTTACTGTCGGTGGCTACAAGGCGACAGACAGCGAGACCCCAGAAGGCGGCGCCAATGAGGTCACCATGTTGTGTCTCAAGGCCTCGCGGCGTATACCCGTCAATGCTCCTACTCTATCACTCCGTGTTTACAAGGACATGCCAGAAGAgtatcttgatgaagctgccaaggcaATCCTTGCTGGAGGTGCGCAGCCAATTCTCTATAATGACGACAAGCTGTGCAAGGGCTTGAGAGATTCGGATCCCGACCTCGTTAGCACAGCTTGGTCGAGGAATTATGCTGCTGATGGCTGCTACGAACCCATGTTCGCGGGAGCATCAGAGTTCACCTTCAACAATGTCCAGCCAATGCTTGCTCTGGAGCAAACCATCAACCAAGGAGCGACCTATGGTGCTGCTGGGCCCGAGAGTCTTCGTGGGCTGAAGCAAACCTTTCGATCGCTGCCGGCCCACAAGATCAAGACGTTCAAGCAGCTCCAAGAAATCTTCCTGGAACAACTGGAATGGCTTGTTATCCAGTGCTATAATGTCATGTTGGAGAACTACGGGAATCTCGCTGATATATGCCCGAGCCCTCTCCTGTCTGTCTTGATTGATGGATGTGTTGAGAAGGGCATCGACCTGACCGATGGCGGTGCACGCTTTCACATCATGGCACCACTATGTATTGGAGTCTCCAATACCATTGATTCGCTGTTTGCTATACAGAAGCTGGTGTATGATGAAGACACTGCAATGACTACGCTTCCTGAACTTGTCGACTGTCTCATCAATGACTGGGGTTTCAACATGATTGAGCCTTTCCAGGATCGTCACCTTGGCGCTGCTAGTGCGGCCCAGTATGGCGTGCGATACCAACAGCTGAGAGCTATGGCACTCGCGTTGCCAAAGTGGGGGAGCGGTGACAAGGAGGTGAACCGCCTTGGGGACTGGCTCATTGAGAATCTTGTGAGACTTTGTGTCACCAAGTTCAACTCTCCAGCTCTGGatcagcaaaagcaacaGATCGCTGAGAACCACCCCGGCCAAGACATAAAGTTTGTCATCACTCCTGGCATCGGTACTTTTGAAGGTTATGTCGGTGACGGCGCGCCTTGTGGTGCCTCAGCCGATGGTCGCCGTAACGGCATGCCCATTGCATCTGACCTTTCTCCTGTCCCAGCTGCACAAGACCTACCTCCCAATCCTGCCTTCAGAAACATATACCAAGCCATGGAGAGTTACAAATCCGACGCTGTGACGTACGGGCTTTCGAACGCGTCGCCTGTGGACATGAACATTGATGAAGCCTTTCCGCTTGAAGACTTGAAAAAGTTTGTCAAGAAATACGCACAGGGTACAGTTGGTGGAAACTTGATCACGCTCACTTGTGCAAATGTGAAGACCTATGAAGAGGCGGTGAAAGATCCGGAAAAGTATAATCTTCTACGGGTCAGAATGGGTGGATGGACTGAATTCTATGCTACCATGTTCCCTGAGCATCaggatcaacaccaaagacgacaatACTTCGAGCCCTGA